The following proteins come from a genomic window of Geminicoccaceae bacterium SCSIO 64248:
- a CDS encoding D-2-hydroxyacid dehydrogenase — protein MEHTIVFLDRETLGAEVRKPAFAHRYVEHDATSPDQVAERLKDATICITNKVRIERAVLAQLPHLKLIAVAATGTDIIDKEAAKDHGVTVINIRNYAFNTVPEHVVALMFALRRNLLAYASDVRAGRWQEARQFCFLDHPIRDIAGSTLGIVGFGAIGKQIAKRALGLGMKVLAYDVFPQDGLVDLDTLIRESDVITLHAPLTKETRGMIGADELKAMKPTAILINTARGGLVDEAALALALREGEIAGAGFDVLTEEPPSGGNVLLDLSIPNLIVTPHVAWASGEAMTFLANQLVDIIEAFVEGRPENVVS, from the coding sequence ATGGAGCACACGATCGTCTTCCTCGACCGCGAGACGCTGGGGGCCGAGGTCCGCAAGCCGGCCTTCGCGCACCGCTATGTCGAGCATGACGCCACCTCGCCCGACCAGGTGGCCGAGCGGCTGAAGGACGCCACGATCTGCATCACGAACAAGGTGCGGATCGAACGCGCCGTCCTGGCGCAGCTGCCGCATCTCAAGCTGATCGCGGTCGCGGCCACGGGCACGGACATCATCGACAAGGAGGCGGCCAAGGATCACGGCGTCACGGTGATCAACATCCGCAACTACGCCTTCAACACCGTCCCGGAGCACGTCGTCGCGCTGATGTTCGCGCTCCGGCGCAACCTGCTCGCCTACGCCAGCGACGTCCGGGCGGGCCGCTGGCAAGAGGCGCGGCAGTTCTGCTTCCTCGACCATCCCATCCGCGACATCGCCGGCTCGACGCTGGGCATTGTCGGCTTCGGCGCGATCGGCAAGCAGATCGCCAAGCGCGCCCTTGGCCTGGGCATGAAGGTGCTCGCCTACGACGTCTTCCCGCAGGACGGTCTGGTCGACCTGGACACGCTGATCCGCGAGAGCGACGTGATCACGCTGCACGCGCCCCTGACCAAGGAGACGCGCGGCATGATCGGCGCCGACGAGCTCAAGGCGATGAAGCCGACGGCGATCCTGATCAACACCGCGCGCGGCGGGCTGGTCGACGAAGCCGCCTTGGCCCTGGCGCTGCGCGAGGGCGAGATCGCCGGCGCCGGCTTCGATGTCCTGACCGAGGAGCCCCCTAGCGGCGGCAACGTCCTGCTCGATTTGTCGATCCCCAACCTGATCGTCACGCCCCACGTCGCCTGGGCGAGCGGCGAGGCGATGACGTTCCTCGCGAATCAGCTGGTCGACATCATCGAGGCCTTCGTCGAGGGACGGCCCGAGAACGTCGTCAGCTAG
- a CDS encoding homoserine dehydrogenase, translating into MNLHRLLAGSDRIVETCVVGSGAFGQSFLLQGRRVPRMNARVAVDISAERAADAFRAVGFDASDVRACHSAEEAEAAWREGHAVAAGDLRHVLGLPIDVVIEATGQPEAGARFARLAIEAGKHVALVSKEVDSVVGPGLAHMAAERGVIVTPVDGDQPSLLIGLIAWAETLGLEIVSAGKSSEYDFVFDPKTEVITSTDRQAHVPGFGRLWDADGRPLADLMRARAEAASALPQHAVPDLCEMEVVANSTGFMPDTPAFHAPIARIGEVADLFGPVEDGGLMRGTRRLDVFNCLRQPDEVSFAGGVFVVVRCEGEATWRMLAEKGHTVSRSGKTAMLYLPRHLLGVEAATSVLSVALLGLSTGAAEPRPHVDLIAIADADLPAGHVLRMYGHHHSIDDVSSALVPAGPLTDDRPMPFYLAAGRTLVRSVAAGQPIRRGDVDMTGESELLAIRAYQDRVFFG; encoded by the coding sequence ATGAATCTGCACCGCCTGCTCGCCGGCTCGGACCGGATCGTCGAGACCTGTGTCGTCGGCAGCGGCGCCTTCGGCCAGAGCTTTCTCCTTCAGGGACGGCGCGTGCCCCGCATGAACGCCCGCGTCGCGGTGGACATCAGCGCGGAGCGCGCGGCCGACGCCTTCCGCGCGGTCGGGTTCGACGCGAGCGACGTTCGCGCGTGCCACTCCGCGGAGGAGGCCGAGGCGGCCTGGCGCGAAGGCCACGCGGTCGCGGCGGGCGATCTGCGCCACGTGCTCGGCCTGCCGATCGACGTCGTCATCGAGGCGACCGGCCAGCCGGAAGCGGGCGCGCGCTTCGCGCGGCTCGCGATCGAGGCCGGCAAGCATGTCGCGCTCGTCTCCAAGGAAGTGGACAGCGTGGTCGGGCCGGGCCTCGCGCACATGGCGGCCGAGCGCGGCGTGATCGTGACGCCGGTCGACGGCGACCAGCCCAGCCTGCTGATCGGCCTGATCGCCTGGGCGGAGACGCTGGGCCTGGAGATCGTCTCGGCCGGCAAGTCGAGCGAGTACGACTTCGTCTTCGATCCCAAGACCGAGGTCATCACGAGCACCGACCGGCAGGCGCACGTCCCGGGCTTCGGTCGGCTGTGGGACGCCGACGGACGCCCGCTCGCCGATCTGATGAGAGCGCGCGCCGAGGCGGCTTCCGCCCTGCCCCAGCACGCCGTCCCGGATCTGTGCGAGATGGAGGTCGTGGCCAACAGCACAGGCTTCATGCCGGACACGCCGGCCTTCCACGCGCCGATCGCCCGTATCGGCGAGGTCGCCGACCTGTTCGGGCCGGTCGAGGACGGCGGCCTCATGCGCGGCACGCGCCGGCTGGACGTGTTCAACTGCTTGCGTCAGCCGGACGAGGTCAGCTTCGCCGGCGGCGTGTTCGTCGTGGTGCGTTGCGAAGGCGAGGCGACCTGGAGGATGCTGGCCGAAAAGGGCCACACGGTCAGCCGTTCCGGCAAGACCGCCATGCTCTACCTGCCGCGCCATCTCCTGGGCGTCGAGGCCGCGACCAGCGTGCTCAGCGTCGCCCTGCTCGGGCTGTCCACCGGCGCCGCGGAGCCGAGGCCGCATGTCGACCTGATCGCGATTGCCGACGCCGATCTTCCGGCCGGCCACGTCCTGCGCATGTACGGCCATCACCACTCGATCGACGACGTGTCCTCGGCGCTGGTGCCGGCCGGGCCGCTGACGGACGACCGGCCCATGCCCTTCTATCTCGCGGCCGGCCGAACCCTGGTGCGGTCGGTGGCGGCCGGCCAGCCGATCCGGCGGGGCGATGTCGACATGACCGGCGAATCGGAGCTCCTGGCGATACGTGCCTATCAGGACCGCGTGTTCTTCGGCTGA
- a CDS encoding glucose 1-dehydrogenase, producing the protein MRRLEGKTAIVTGGSSGIGRAIARLFAAEGAVVVIADVTEEAIEGGPPVCEVIESEGGRAVFHRTDVSRADEVEHLVATTAARFGRIDVLVNNAVLRAGKALLETSEEDWDRVMAVSLKGAYLCARAAVRRMLVQPITGEARGRIVNIASQHGMVSAPEDFAYGVSKAGIVYMTRQIAADYAKEHIVCNAVAPGKILTGKAGRAVEPRWIEYSHQRTPMPRLGRPDDVARAALFLASDEATFITGHNLMVDGGWMAA; encoded by the coding sequence ATGCGGCGACTTGAAGGCAAGACGGCGATCGTCACCGGCGGCTCGTCCGGAATCGGGCGCGCCATCGCACGGCTGTTCGCGGCCGAGGGCGCCGTCGTGGTCATCGCCGACGTCACCGAGGAGGCGATCGAGGGCGGACCGCCGGTCTGCGAGGTCATCGAGAGCGAGGGCGGCCGGGCGGTCTTCCACCGCACGGACGTGTCGCGCGCCGACGAGGTCGAGCATCTCGTCGCGACGACGGCCGCCCGCTTCGGCCGGATCGACGTGCTGGTGAACAACGCCGTCCTGCGCGCCGGCAAGGCCCTGCTCGAGACCAGCGAGGAGGACTGGGACCGCGTCATGGCGGTCAGCCTCAAGGGCGCCTATCTCTGCGCGCGCGCCGCCGTTCGCCGGATGCTCGTCCAGCCGATCACAGGAGAGGCGCGCGGGCGGATCGTCAACATCGCCTCGCAGCACGGCATGGTCAGCGCGCCCGAGGACTTTGCCTACGGCGTCAGCAAGGCGGGCATCGTCTACATGACGCGCCAGATCGCGGCCGACTACGCCAAGGAGCACATCGTGTGCAACGCGGTCGCCCCGGGCAAGATCCTGACGGGAAAGGCCGGTCGGGCGGTCGAGCCGCGCTGGATCGAATACTCGCACCAGCGCACGCCGATGCCGCGCCTGGGTCGTCCCGACGACGTCGCCCGCGCCGCCCTGTTCCTCGCCAGCGACGAGGCGACCTTCATCACCGGCCACAATCTCATGGTCGACGGCGGCTGGATGGCGGCCTGA